Proteins encoded together in one Candidatus Sulfotelmatobacter sp. window:
- a CDS encoding di-heme oxidoredictase family protein, whose translation MSGETNNMHAQSNKSKMLRVALPAVLLLAVCTAAAAYFPRSSKATKPSSAPSSRTNVAPPPSVAATDPGPRPLPADAGSFLSTLSANEQQIEPSITTEFNRTHDVIVTSPTDGGLGPRFNENSCASCHAYPAVGGSSPPTNPLFNIYTSNGAQNTMPSFESSSGPILEARFINQPGTTTPDGTVHQLFTITGRTDAAGCNIQQPDFVTAQSTGNLVLRQVPPTYGDGLIEVIRNIDIVNNMNANLTKKASLGITGHPNYSGNDGSIQRFGWKAQVRSTLLMAANQMNVEMGVTNETFPNEIDQTPGCVLNPVPETVTNFTPGILTEMFPADAERTEYFIQWLTPPTPAKATTSTNNGKVQFTNAGCVYCHTTSFTTPATSRPALGDIKINLYSDLIVHHMGPGLADGLPQGQAGPDEFRTAPLWGIGQRLWFLHDGRTSNIVTAIEDHYSLGNGSYPASEANQSITNFNNLSPKNQQDLVNFLRSL comes from the coding sequence ATGTCGGGAGAAACGAACAATATGCACGCTCAATCGAACAAATCGAAGATGCTGCGCGTGGCGCTGCCGGCGGTGCTGTTGCTGGCGGTATGCACGGCAGCGGCGGCTTACTTCCCAAGGAGTTCCAAGGCGACCAAGCCGAGCTCTGCCCCTTCATCTCGGACCAACGTCGCTCCGCCTCCGAGTGTCGCCGCGACCGATCCCGGACCGCGGCCGCTGCCCGCCGATGCCGGCAGTTTCCTTTCGACGCTGAGCGCGAATGAGCAGCAGATCGAGCCCAGCATCACCACCGAGTTCAACCGCACGCATGACGTGATCGTTACTTCTCCGACGGACGGCGGCCTGGGGCCGCGATTCAATGAGAATTCCTGCGCCAGTTGCCACGCCTATCCGGCAGTCGGTGGATCGAGCCCGCCGACGAATCCGCTGTTCAATATCTACACTTCCAACGGTGCGCAGAACACCATGCCGTCGTTCGAAAGCTCGAGCGGGCCGATCCTCGAGGCGCGCTTCATCAACCAGCCGGGCACGACCACTCCGGACGGCACCGTGCACCAACTGTTCACAATTACGGGCCGCACCGATGCCGCCGGTTGCAACATTCAGCAACCTGATTTCGTGACCGCGCAATCAACCGGTAATCTGGTGCTCCGGCAAGTGCCTCCGACCTATGGAGACGGACTGATTGAGGTAATCCGCAACATCGATATCGTTAACAACATGAATGCCAACCTGACGAAGAAAGCCTCGCTGGGAATTACCGGGCATCCGAATTACAGCGGCAACGATGGCAGCATTCAGCGTTTTGGGTGGAAGGCGCAGGTACGGTCTACGCTGCTGATGGCGGCGAACCAGATGAATGTGGAAATGGGCGTCACCAACGAGACGTTCCCCAACGAAATCGATCAGACTCCGGGCTGCGTTCTCAATCCCGTACCGGAAACCGTTACCAACTTCACGCCCGGCATCCTGACCGAAATGTTCCCTGCCGACGCGGAGCGCACGGAATATTTCATCCAGTGGCTGACTCCGCCGACGCCCGCTAAGGCCACCACCTCCACCAATAACGGGAAAGTGCAGTTCACCAACGCGGGCTGCGTCTACTGCCACACCACTTCGTTTACGACGCCCGCGACCTCGCGTCCGGCGCTCGGAGACATCAAGATCAATCTATATTCCGATCTTATCGTGCACCACATGGGCCCGGGTTTAGCCGATGGACTTCCGCAAGGGCAGGCTGGTCCGGATGAATTCAGGACCGCGCCGCTGTGGGGGATTGGACAGCGCCTGTGGTTTCTGCACGATGGCCGCACCAGCAACATCGTGACGGCGATTGAAGATCACTATAGCCTGGGCAACGGCTCGTATCCGGCGTCGGAAGCGAACCAGAGCATCACCAACTTCAACAACCTGAGCCCGAAGAACCAGCAGGATCTGGTGAACTTCCTGCGGTCGCTGTAA
- a CDS encoding choice-of-anchor tandem repeat GloVer-containing protein — protein MKTSKSRPNPGLALVCATIILALAVCAQAQTVTNLADFNGNDGYFPQGAVVQATDGNFYGVTENGGVNRSGNVFKLTPAGKLSSFYDFCSTPNCADGADPRSGPIVGSDGNFYGVVYGGGNAGQGTFYKMTMRGKLTTLYTFCTTSSCLDGSSPGGIIQASDGNFYGTTAYGGNFNGGTIFEISSAGKFKLLYTFCAQANCADGKFPYFPPIQASNGSLYGATTYGGTSGYGVVYEITPAGKYKVIHSFCYACIEGWVPTTIVQDANGNFFGTTSNGGDFNYGTVFEITSSNQYVVLHSFNNTDGAWPVAGLTVASDGNLYGMTWGGGATGNGAIFQITPAGVFTSIYSFCDLSCGTGTVPDGWLFQATNGTIYGTTTGGENLVPGNVFSLSNNLSPMVKTVPVAGRVGERVIILGSGLTGSSNVTFNGTPAAFRVASDTEITTTVPTGATSGAVSVVTAAGTLNSNPAFQITK, from the coding sequence ATGAAGACTTCGAAGTCTCGGCCCAATCCTGGCCTCGCACTTGTTTGTGCGACGATCATCCTCGCCCTCGCTGTGTGCGCTCAAGCCCAAACGGTTACCAACCTCGCCGACTTCAATGGCAATGACGGGTACTTCCCGCAAGGGGCGGTGGTCCAAGCAACTGACGGAAACTTCTATGGCGTGACTGAAAATGGCGGCGTGAACAGGTCTGGCAATGTCTTCAAATTAACGCCCGCAGGTAAGCTTAGCTCTTTTTATGATTTTTGCTCCACGCCAAACTGCGCCGATGGAGCAGATCCACGCTCAGGACCCATTGTCGGAAGCGACGGAAACTTCTACGGAGTCGTGTATGGTGGCGGCAACGCTGGCCAGGGTACCTTCTACAAGATGACGATGCGCGGCAAGCTTACGACTCTTTACACCTTCTGTACCACTTCGTCATGCCTTGACGGTTCGAGTCCCGGCGGCATCATCCAAGCTAGCGACGGGAATTTCTACGGCACGACAGCATACGGGGGAAATTTCAATGGCGGCACGATCTTCGAAATCAGTTCAGCCGGCAAGTTCAAGTTGCTGTACACGTTTTGTGCCCAGGCGAATTGTGCAGACGGCAAATTTCCATATTTCCCGCCCATCCAGGCCAGCAACGGAAGCCTGTATGGCGCTACAACCTACGGGGGAACTAGCGGATACGGTGTCGTGTACGAGATAACCCCAGCCGGGAAATACAAAGTAATCCACAGCTTTTGTTATGCCTGCATCGAGGGCTGGGTGCCGACCACGATTGTGCAGGATGCCAACGGGAATTTTTTCGGCACAACCTCCAATGGCGGCGATTTCAACTACGGGACCGTATTCGAGATCACATCGAGCAATCAATACGTCGTCTTGCACAGCTTCAACAATACGGACGGAGCTTGGCCTGTGGCGGGATTGACGGTGGCCAGCGATGGCAATCTGTATGGGATGACATGGGGAGGAGGAGCAACGGGAAATGGCGCAATCTTCCAGATCACTCCCGCAGGAGTTTTCACATCAATCTACAGCTTTTGCGACCTCAGTTGCGGCACTGGTACCGTTCCGGACGGGTGGTTGTTTCAAGCCACCAACGGCACCATCTACGGAACCACGACTGGTGGGGAAAACCTTGTACCCGGTAACGTTTTCAGCCTGTCGAACAACCTCAGCCCCATGGTGAAAACCGTACCGGTGGCGGGCAGAGTTGGGGAACGCGTCATCATCCTCGGCAGCGGACTGACGGGATCAAGCAACGTCACGTTCAACGGTACGCCAGCCGCGTTTAGAGTCGCCTCCGATACCGAGATCACCACAACGGTTCCCACGGGCGCAACCAGCGGTGCAGTTTCGGTCGTTACAGCCGCTGGTACGCTCAACAGCAACCCTGCATTTCAAATCACGAAATAG
- a CDS encoding tetratricopeptide repeat protein — protein MAQMIFPGMTSLPMAARSSETSARSGPHFRYTTAQLSSLIVAIAALLYALLAGLHTLQDFDLGWQLATGRWIVQHHRIFSTDVFSYTAAGQPWIYPVLSGIAFYLAFLGGGYALLSWMGALACAGTIALLLRRDSIITCALAVLAAPLIANRTQPRAEMFTTILFAAFLSLLWRHYRTGQSHTGGSPASHSRLWLLPILMVAWVNLHLGFVAGLAICGAYVALETLEMLSAAKRHDALSRLRRACPWLALTALATFVNPWGASIYQALIRQESAQRFHSTWIVEWGNIQPSWASLHQALDWRDPQSCFWWLIFVVLLSTCAAIWRHRWGTALLLVASAYFTIRHVRLQALFACIVVVVGGAMLDEFSNDDARNEKTKKEPANAAGSMKVATLAILLVTIVVTVLAAVRSRDLISNGYYLRSSQLSLFGTGLSWWFPQRATQFLLHERLPGKVFNTYSLGGYLTWRSPDYPDYIDGRALPFGPQLFFRAYELSVAPPDSPAWQQEAEARDINTIIVPLGRYEGMTLFPQLHAFCRSQSWRPVYLDEVSAIFMRHTPQTSALIDRLQIDCDKISLSVPAGLDARQSARARAELFNFLANAGGVLYSLERYPEALSYLDRAQSIFSNNANLHFLRALVLQQSGRPAEAENEFLTSLRLEPNDETWFDLGIFYMTQKRYAEAAEVFRQSAESSSRPHEMWMMLGQADLQLHQPEPALAAFDKAVGTSPFGGEGEALGASFNSLIATGRAKAWYQLGDLPRAVSFQEEAVKLAPGDAKLWLGLADLYEAQGRTTKAAEARLRATQ, from the coding sequence TGCGCTACTGGCAGGGTTACACACGCTGCAAGATTTCGATCTCGGCTGGCAACTGGCCACCGGCCGCTGGATTGTGCAGCATCACCGAATTTTTTCTACGGATGTCTTCTCCTACACCGCCGCCGGCCAACCGTGGATTTATCCAGTTCTGTCGGGCATTGCCTTCTACCTCGCCTTTCTCGGTGGAGGATACGCTCTTCTTTCGTGGATGGGTGCGCTCGCCTGTGCGGGCACGATTGCGCTCCTGTTGCGCCGCGACAGTATCATCACTTGCGCTCTCGCCGTGTTGGCGGCGCCCCTGATCGCGAACCGGACTCAGCCTCGTGCTGAGATGTTCACCACGATTTTATTCGCCGCATTCCTCAGTCTTTTGTGGCGGCACTATCGCACCGGCCAATCGCATACTGGCGGATCCCCGGCAAGCCATTCTCGACTGTGGCTGCTTCCGATTCTGATGGTTGCCTGGGTAAACCTGCATCTTGGTTTTGTCGCCGGCCTCGCGATTTGCGGGGCCTATGTCGCGCTGGAAACTCTGGAAATGCTATCCGCTGCAAAGCGCCACGACGCACTATCCCGATTGCGGCGCGCATGCCCGTGGCTGGCTCTTACCGCTTTGGCAACGTTCGTGAATCCCTGGGGAGCTTCAATTTATCAGGCTTTGATTCGGCAAGAGAGCGCACAGCGCTTTCACTCTACATGGATCGTCGAATGGGGAAACATTCAACCCTCCTGGGCGAGCCTGCATCAGGCGCTCGATTGGCGCGATCCGCAGAGTTGTTTCTGGTGGCTGATCTTTGTCGTTCTGCTGAGCACCTGTGCCGCCATCTGGCGGCACCGCTGGGGAACGGCTCTGTTATTGGTAGCATCCGCATATTTCACGATTCGCCACGTACGGTTACAAGCTCTGTTTGCTTGCATTGTTGTGGTAGTTGGCGGCGCCATGCTCGATGAATTCAGCAACGATGATGCTAGAAACGAGAAGACAAAGAAAGAGCCTGCGAATGCAGCTGGGTCGATGAAGGTCGCGACCCTAGCAATCCTCCTGGTGACGATCGTGGTGACCGTTCTCGCCGCCGTTCGCTCCAGGGATCTGATTTCCAATGGTTACTACCTGCGATCGTCGCAGCTGTCGCTGTTCGGGACCGGGCTCTCATGGTGGTTCCCCCAACGCGCGACACAATTTCTACTCCACGAAAGATTGCCCGGCAAAGTGTTCAATACCTACAGTCTGGGCGGCTACCTCACGTGGCGTTCACCTGACTATCCGGATTACATTGACGGCCGCGCGCTCCCTTTCGGTCCCCAGCTTTTCTTTCGCGCGTACGAATTGAGTGTGGCGCCTCCCGATTCACCAGCCTGGCAACAGGAGGCCGAGGCCCGCGATATCAATACGATCATTGTTCCGCTGGGGCGTTATGAAGGCATGACCTTGTTTCCGCAACTCCACGCTTTTTGCCGAAGCCAGTCCTGGCGTCCGGTTTATCTCGATGAAGTCTCCGCCATCTTTATGAGGCACACTCCCCAGACTTCCGCGCTGATCGATCGCTTGCAGATCGATTGCGACAAGATTTCATTGAGCGTGCCCGCGGGCCTCGACGCGCGGCAATCCGCCAGAGCGAGGGCGGAACTATTCAACTTCCTGGCCAACGCCGGCGGAGTTCTCTACAGCCTGGAACGCTACCCGGAAGCTCTCTCTTACCTTGATCGCGCGCAATCGATTTTCAGTAACAATGCCAACCTGCATTTTCTACGCGCGCTGGTGCTGCAACAGAGCGGCCGCCCCGCTGAGGCCGAAAATGAATTTCTCACCAGCCTCCGTCTGGAACCGAACGACGAGACCTGGTTCGATCTCGGCATTTTTTATATGACCCAAAAACGCTATGCCGAAGCGGCAGAAGTTTTCCGGCAGTCTGCCGAGTCGTCTTCGCGTCCACACGAAATGTGGATGATGCTGGGCCAGGCCGATTTGCAACTGCATCAGCCGGAACCAGCGCTGGCGGCCTTTGACAAAGCCGTAGGCACGAGTCCATTTGGCGGCGAAGGCGAAGCGCTCGGCGCCAGCTTCAATTCGCTGATCGCCACTGGCCGCGCCAAGGCCTGGTATCAATTGGGAGATTTGCCGCGGGCGGTCAGCTTTCAGGAAGAGGCGGTGAAGCTGGCGCCCGGTGATGCCAAGCTCTGGCTGGGCTTAGCCGATTTATACGAGGCGCAGGGGAGAACTACTAAAGCGGCCGAGGCGCGGCTTCGAGCAACGCAGTAA